Proteins encoded in a region of the Neodiprion lecontei isolate iyNeoLeco1 chromosome 5, iyNeoLeco1.1, whole genome shotgun sequence genome:
- the LOC107227300 gene encoding uncharacterized protein LOC107227300 isoform X1: protein MMHVNGAGIADASLRHTRAMSLEESRRSQRPYRYGMVLLCVGALINWLGLAENYVEPVRYIGVACIVAGALLICAAMCCWLHAPPTTRPHVSTMHSNHPITAQIDDPIHVISIDEPAGGSRQKPPDYEAVADAPPSYDDAIKLNPGQFVRSSDAGFTDSPEVGRSSSGELSVTEVAPTPPPPYAR from the exons CCATGTCTCTGGAGGAATCCCGGCGCTCCCAGCGTCCCTATCGCTACGGGATGGTCCTGCTGTGCGTCGGGGCTCTGATCAACTGGTTGGGTCTAGCCGAGAACTACGTGGAGCCGGTCAGATATATTGGAGTGGCCTGCATCGTCGCCGGAGCTCTCCTTATATGCGCAGCAATGTGTTGCTGGCTTCACGCCCCTCCAACTACTCGGCCGCACGTGTCAACGATGCACTCGAATCATCCCATAACGGCCCAG ATCGACGATCCAATTCACGTTATATCGATCGATGAACCCGCGGGTGGATCCAGGCAGAAGCCTCCGGATTACGAGGCGGTTGCCGACGCGCCGCCGAGCTACGACGATGCGATTAAACTGAATCCTGGACAGTTCGTCAGGTCGAGTGATGCGGGATTCACCGATTCGCCGGAAGTCGGAAGATCGTCATCCGGCGAACTTTCGGTAACCGAAGTTGCACCAACGCCGCCTCCGCCATACGCGAG GTGA
- the LOC107227300 gene encoding uncharacterized protein LOC107227300 isoform X3, with amino-acid sequence MSLEESRRSQRPYRYGMVLLCVGALINWLGLAENYVEPVRYIGVACIVAGALLICAAMCCWLHAPPTTRPHVSTMHSNHPITAQIDDPIHVISIDEPAGGSRQKPPDYEAVADAPPSYDDAIKLNPGQFVRSSDAGFTDSPEVGRSSSGELSVTEVAPTPPPPYAR; translated from the exons ATGTCTCTGGAGGAATCCCGGCGCTCCCAGCGTCCCTATCGCTACGGGATGGTCCTGCTGTGCGTCGGGGCTCTGATCAACTGGTTGGGTCTAGCCGAGAACTACGTGGAGCCGGTCAGATATATTGGAGTGGCCTGCATCGTCGCCGGAGCTCTCCTTATATGCGCAGCAATGTGTTGCTGGCTTCACGCCCCTCCAACTACTCGGCCGCACGTGTCAACGATGCACTCGAATCATCCCATAACGGCCCAG ATCGACGATCCAATTCACGTTATATCGATCGATGAACCCGCGGGTGGATCCAGGCAGAAGCCTCCGGATTACGAGGCGGTTGCCGACGCGCCGCCGAGCTACGACGATGCGATTAAACTGAATCCTGGACAGTTCGTCAGGTCGAGTGATGCGGGATTCACCGATTCGCCGGAAGTCGGAAGATCGTCATCCGGCGAACTTTCGGTAACCGAAGTTGCACCAACGCCGCCTCCGCCATACGCGAG GTGA
- the LOC107227300 gene encoding uncharacterized protein LOC107227300 isoform X2: protein MTITTNEFWISMSLEESRRSQRPYRYGMVLLCVGALINWLGLAENYVEPVRYIGVACIVAGALLICAAMCCWLHAPPTTRPHVSTMHSNHPITAQIDDPIHVISIDEPAGGSRQKPPDYEAVADAPPSYDDAIKLNPGQFVRSSDAGFTDSPEVGRSSSGELSVTEVAPTPPPPYAR, encoded by the exons ATGACTATTACGACGAATGAATTTTGGATCT CCATGTCTCTGGAGGAATCCCGGCGCTCCCAGCGTCCCTATCGCTACGGGATGGTCCTGCTGTGCGTCGGGGCTCTGATCAACTGGTTGGGTCTAGCCGAGAACTACGTGGAGCCGGTCAGATATATTGGAGTGGCCTGCATCGTCGCCGGAGCTCTCCTTATATGCGCAGCAATGTGTTGCTGGCTTCACGCCCCTCCAACTACTCGGCCGCACGTGTCAACGATGCACTCGAATCATCCCATAACGGCCCAG ATCGACGATCCAATTCACGTTATATCGATCGATGAACCCGCGGGTGGATCCAGGCAGAAGCCTCCGGATTACGAGGCGGTTGCCGACGCGCCGCCGAGCTACGACGATGCGATTAAACTGAATCCTGGACAGTTCGTCAGGTCGAGTGATGCGGGATTCACCGATTCGCCGGAAGTCGGAAGATCGTCATCCGGCGAACTTTCGGTAACCGAAGTTGCACCAACGCCGCCTCCGCCATACGCGAG GTGA